In a genomic window of Malassezia japonica chromosome 4, complete sequence:
- the LYS2 gene encoding L-2-aminoadipate reductase (BUSCO:EOG092603D0; EggNog:ENOG503NWTQ; antiSMASH:Cluster_2; COG:Q; SMCOG1002:AMP-dependent synthetase and ligase): MPAPGADMAAKLDFWSQQLRNLPRLALPTDYPRPAKQSVVHAMKSAVLPAQVTKALARLALYEDEAQQDAASRFQEDEEEAADEGVRTYHLLLTALVVLIHRYTGDTDVVIASNDPTTGDALVLRVMVEPEDSFWQVARRVQAVETQAVRNSVPFEDLEKRMEEERLAAEGPAPEGVSNPLFRVRFFDETNSQVRRFMQRTNLTTDLSVFVTPPEAHVDPEEGALHAEPAAPTQQFRAPAHAPVALHISYNALLFSAQRIQGILAQLSSLIRAAAQNPLAPVGKIVFRTAAEAAFLPDPRRDLDWCGYRGSITSIFEDNARQFPDRRCLVESIASQGAPASQLRTVSYGELDRASNVVAHRLLAAGVQRQEVVTVYAHRGVDLVVAVIATLKAGATFSVIDPSYPPSRQNIYLQVARPRALVVLAKAGSIHPQVRQCIEEELELRVEIPALELRADGSLVGGAVDGADILDTTQDKAAKSTGLVLGPDSVATLSFTSGSTGIPKGVQGRHYSLTHFFPWMGGCFGLGPGDRFTMLSGIAHDPIQRDIFTPLFFGAELHIPTADDIGTPGRLAEWMAVSGATVTHLTPAMGQLLSAQATAAIPSLRNAFFVGDILTKRDCTRLQALAANVRIINMYGTTETQRAVSYFAIPPASDDVAFLKTQKDIMPAGQGMVDVQLLVVNRNERHETCAVGEVGEIYVRSGGLAEGYLGPPEVTAEKFLTNWLAPDLVIEDTLKGTPEGQYWKGPRDRMYRTGDLGRYLPDGRVECTGRADDQIKIRGFRIELGEIDTHLSRHANVRENVTFVRRDKDEEKVLVSYFVPTDDVHADADDVNLPEDVGNVQREVLRGIGRYRALIKDIREYLKQKLPAYSVPTLFVPLSKMPLNPNGKVDKPALPFPDTVLAQRLAHASSSAQAAAPRSNTEQTLSKLWAELLQGVEDPVPLDESFFDLGGHSILATRLVFAVRQAFAVHVPLGLVFDAPTIRTLAQAVDTLRNGDLVLSAGPTEEKAAEVAYADDAKALEAELPAAFGAPAAGAGRTVLLTGATGFLGAFVLYDLLHNRKDVAKVYVHTRARDHAAAVQRLRDALSSRGLWEEAWVANGRLDAVVGDLGEPRLGFSDADYQRMEAEVDAIVHNGALVHWVYPYSKLRAPNVLSTVAAMHLAASGKPKSLTFVSSTSALDTDYYVRLSDTIQATNTESLRGVSEDDDLHGSAHGLTSGYGQSKWVAERLVMAAAQRGLKAAIVRPGYIVGDSHTAVTNTDDFLFRLVKGSVQLGRIPDMDNTVNMVPVDHVARVTSLAALAAPTFPASSVTHAPVFHVTSHPSIRYNEFLGALKRYGWAVEQCEYVDWRAQLENHVVASAGSDAEANALFPLLHFVLDDLPTSTKSAELDDAHTDALLDAAHEQDVVRGVNGDLLGLYFAWLVAVGFLPPPPARGAPLPALPENAATHAVGRGSAH, from the coding sequence ATGCCGGCCCCAGGCGCAGATATGGCTGCGAAGCTTGACTTTTGGTCACAGCAGCTGCGGAATCTTCCGCGGCTTGCGCTGCCAACCGACTACCCCCGCCCGGCGAAGCAGAGTGTCGTGCACGCGATGAAGTCAGCCGTGCTCCCGGCGCAGGTgaccaaggcgctcgcgcgtctcgcgctgtacgaggacgaggcgcagcaggacgccgcgtcgcgatTCCAggaagacgaggaggaggcggcggATGAGGGTGTGCGTACCTATCACCTGCTCCTcaccgcgctcgtcgtgtTGATCCACCGCTACACCGGCGATACGGACGTGGTGATCGCCTCCAACGACCCCAcgaccggcgacgcgctcgtgctgcgtgTCATGGTCGAGCCGGAGGACTCGTTCTGGCAGGtcgcccgccgcgtgcaggccgtcgagacgcaggcggtgcgcaaCAGTGTGCCGTTCGAAGACCTGGAGAAGCGCATGgaagaggagcgcctcgcggccgagggcCCTGCGCCGGAGGGCGTGTCGAACCCCTTGTTCCGCGTGCGCTTCTTTGACGAGACCAACTcgcaggtgcgccgctTTATGCAGCGCACGAACCTCACGACGGACCTGAGTGTGTTTGTCacgccgcccgaggcgcacgtcgacccAGAGGAGGGCGCGTTGCATGCCGAGCCGGCCGCGCCTACGCAGCAGttccgtgcgccggcgcacgcaccggtcgcgctgcacatTTCCTACAATGCTCTACTCTTttccgcgcagcgcatccagggcatcctcgcgcagctctcgtcgctgatccgcgccgcagcacaGAACCCGCTCGCGCCCGTCGGCAAGATTGTGTTCCGcaccgcggccgaggcggcgttCCTGCCGGacccgcgccgcgacctcgACTGGTGCGGCTACCGCGGGAGCATCACGAGCATTTTTGAGGACAATGCGCGGCAGTTCCCTGACCGCCGCTGCCTCGTCGAGAGCATTGCATCGCAAGGTGcgcccgcgtcgcagcTGCGTACGGTGTCGTACGGCGAGCTGGACCGTGCAAGCAATGTCGTGGCGCACCGTCTGCTGGCCGCtggcgtgcagcgccaaGAAGTCGTGACGGTGTACGCCCACCGCGGCGTGGACCTCGTCGTGGCGGTCATTGCGACGCTCAAGGCCGGCGCAACGTTTAGCGTGATCGATCCGAGCTACCCGCCGAGCCGCCAGAACATCTACCTGCAGGTGGCGCGCCCCAGGGCGCTTGTCGTCCTTGCCAAGGCCGGCTCGATCCATCCCCAGGTCCGCCAGTGCatcgaggaggagctcgagctgcgtgtcgAGATTCCTGCCTtggagctgcgtgcggacGGCAGcctggtcggcggcgcggtcgacggcgcggatATCCTCGATACGACGCAGGACAAGGCCGCCAAGTCGACGggcctcgtgctcggccccgactcggtcgcgacgctctccTTCACCTCTGGCTCGACTGGCATTCCAAAGGGTGTGCAGGGCCGTCACTACTCGCTCACGCACTTTTTCCCGTGGATGGGCGGCTgcttcggcctcggccCCGGCGATCGCTTCACGATGCTGAGTGGTATTGCGCACGACCCGATCCAGCGCGACATCTTTACGCCGCTCTTCTTTGgtgccgagctgcacaTTCCGACGGCCGACGATATCGGCACGCCCGGTCGCCTGGCCGAGTGGATGGCCGTGTCAGGGGCCACGGTGACGCACCTCACGCCGGCAATGGGCCAGCTGCTCTCTGCGCAGGCCACCGCAGCGATTCCGAGCCTGCGTAACGCGTTCTTTGTCGGTGATATTTTGACCAAGCGCGACTGCACGCGTctccaggcgctcgcggcaaACGTGCGCATTATCAACATGTACGGCACGACCGagacgcagcgtgccgtgTCGTACTTTGCGATTCCCCCCGCAAGCGACGACGTGGCGTTCCTCAAGACGCAGAAGGATATCATGCCTGCAGGTCAGGGTATGGTCGACGTCCAGCTCCTGGTCGTGAACCGCAACGAGCGCCACGAGAcgtgcgccgtcggcgaggtgggCGAGATCTACGTGCGCTCCGGCGGCCTCGCAGAGGGCTACCTCGGCCCGCCCGAGGTCACTGCCGAAAAGTTCCTCACCAACTGGCTCGCGCCGGACCTGGTCATTGAAGACACGCTCAAGGGCACGCCCGAGGGCCAGTACTGGAAGGGGCCGCGCGACCGAATGTACCGCACCGGCGACCTCGGCCGCTACCTCCCCGACGGACGCGTCGAGTGCACGGGCCGTGCAGACGACCAGATCAAGATCCGTGGCTTCCGtatcgagctcggcgagatcgACACGCACCTGTCGCGCCACGCCAACGTGCGCGAGAATGTGACGTTTGTGCGCCGTGACAAGGACGAGGAAAAGGTCCTGGTCTCGTACTTTGTGCCGAcggacgacgtgcacgcAGATGCCGACGACGTGAACCTGCCCGAGGATGTCGGCAatgtgcagcgcgaggtcctGCGTGGCATCGGCCGCTACCGCGCGCTGATCAAGGACATCCGCGAGTACCTCAAGCAGAAGCTGCCTGCCTACTCGGTGCCGACGCTCTTTGTGCCGCTGTCCAAGATGCCGCTGAACCCCAACGGCAAGGTCGACAAGCCCGCGCTGCCGTTCCCGGACAcggtgcttgcgcagcgcctcgcccacgcctcgtcctccgcacaggccgccgcgccgcgtaGCAACACCGAACAGACGCTGAGCAAGCTCTGGGCCGAGCTCCTCCAAGGCGTCGAGGACcccgtgccgctcgacgagtcGTTCTTTGACCTCGGCGGCCACTCGatcctcgcgacgcgcctcgtgtttgccgtgcgccaggcCTTTGCCGTGCACGTcccgctcggcctcgtgtttgacgcgccgacgatccgtacgctcgcgcaggccgtcgATACGCTGCGCAACGGCGACCTCGTGCTGAGCGCGGGCCCGACGGAAGAaaaggccgccgaggtcgcgTATGCGGacgacgccaaggcgcttGAGGCCGAGCTGCCCGCCGCCtttggcgcgccggccgccggcgcgggccgCACTGTGCTCCTGACCGGTGCGACGGGCTTCCTCGGCGCATTTGTCTTGTACGACCTGCTGCACAACCGCAAGGACGTCGCCAAGGTGTACGTGCACAcccgtgcgcgcgaccatgcggcggccgtgcagcgcctgcgcgacgcgctctcCTCGCGTGGACTGTGGGAAGAGGCGTGGGTCGCCAacggccgcctcgacgcggtcgtcggcgacctcggcgagccgcgTCTTGGCTTTAGCGACGCAGACTACCAGCGCATggaggccgaggtcgaTGCGATCGTGCACAACGGTGCGCTGGTGCACTGGGTGTACCCCTACTCgaagctgcgtgcgcccaACGTCCTGTCGACCGTCGCCGCGATGCACCTTGCGGCGTCCGGCAAGCCCAAGTCGCTCACGTTTgtctcgtcgacctcggcgctggACACGGACTACTACGTGCGCCTCTCGGACACGATCCAGGCGACCAACACCGAGAGCCTGCGTGGCGTgagcgaggacgacgacctgcacggcagtgcgcacggcctcaCGAGCGGCTATGGCCAGTCGAAGTGGGTCGCTGAGCGCCTGGTgatggcggcggcgcagcgtggcCTCAAGGCCGCGATCGTGCGCCCGGGCTACATTGTCGGTGACTCGCACACGGCGGTGACCAACACGGACGACTTCCTCTTCCGCCTGGTCAAGGGCAGCGTCCAGCTCGGCCGCATCCCGGACATGGACAACACGGTGAACATGGTGCCGGTCGACCACGTTGCGCGTGTCACgtcgctcgctgcgctcgccgcgccgacgttcccggcgtcgagcgtgacgcacgcgcccgtCTTCCACGTCACGTCGCACCCGAGCATCCGGTACAACGAgttcctcggcgcgctcaaGCGCTACGGCTGGGCGGTGGAGCAGTGCGAGTACGTCGActggcgtgcgcagctcgagaacCACGTcgtggcgagcgcgggAAGCGACGCGGAGGCCAACGCGCTCTTCCCGCTGCTGCACTTtgtcctcgacgacctccCGACGTCGACCAAGTCGGCagagctcgacgacgcgcacaccgacgcgctcctcgacgcggcgcacgagcaggACGTTGTGCGCGGCGTGAACGGCGACCTTCTCGGCCTGTACTTTGCCtggctcgtcgccgtcggct